From Virgibacillus natechei, the proteins below share one genomic window:
- a CDS encoding 5-formyltetrahydrofolate cyclo-ligase: MEKTELRKSAIAQLKNHSKSDKQAIEKKLTTHLVTSTLWKNANTIGITMAQGYEWETKLIIEHAWEQNKTICVPKCNPVDKKLTFYQLTSYDQLEIVYYNLKEPKPNRANEIGKAAIDLLIVPGLVFDKSGFRIGFGGGYYDRFLMDYPNETASLMHQNQIVEELPREEFDLPVHYLITDKGINRIK; the protein is encoded by the coding sequence ATGGAAAAGACAGAGTTACGAAAATCAGCAATAGCTCAATTAAAAAATCATTCAAAATCAGATAAACAAGCGATTGAAAAAAAATTAACGACACATCTTGTTACATCTACGCTCTGGAAAAACGCAAACACAATTGGCATTACAATGGCGCAAGGTTATGAATGGGAAACAAAATTAATTATTGAACATGCATGGGAGCAAAACAAAACAATTTGTGTACCAAAATGTAATCCGGTAGATAAAAAACTAACTTTTTATCAATTGACTAGCTATGATCAATTAGAAATTGTCTATTATAATTTAAAGGAACCAAAACCAAATCGAGCGAACGAAATAGGTAAAGCAGCTATTGATTTATTAATCGTTCCGGGTTTAGTATTCGATAAAAGTGGATTCCGTATCGGGTTCGGAGGGGGCTACTATGATCGGTTTTTAATGGATTATCCTAATGAAACCGCTTCTTTGATGCATCAAAACCAAATAGTTGAAGAATTGCCGAGAGAAGAATTTGATCTCCCTGTTCATTATCTTATTACCGATAAAGGAATAAATCGTATAAAGTAA
- a CDS encoding MFS transporter has product MRKGLQLFQNKIDINRDLLLLLSVGGLYFLGIFLSNTFVNIYLWKQSGDYITIAVYNLGIYLFQPVTFVLAGKLAKKVDRVIVLRLGVIFLSIFFLSVLIIGENASTYNFLLGSLLGIGYGFYWLAFNVLTFEITEPDTRDFFNGILGVLQSFGGMIGPLLAGTIIAKMTENAGYTTIFTLSFILFICAVVCSFFLNRRQAEGSFHFRRILEERHHNKNWNRVLNAHFAQGLREGIFVFVITIWVYLVTNSEFALGMFNLFLSGLSLVFYFVATKFIKPSRRKKAILIGSFILYFSIFIILFEISFMHLIIYAISIGIAYPIINVPYVSMTYDVIGKAWKAKDLRVEYIVVRELFVNVGRVVTLVIFLIAVSIFSAERVIPLLLVIFGAGPLIIYFFMKDIYLTGTNKKEVLIKDQITDEENR; this is encoded by the coding sequence ATGCGAAAAGGTCTGCAGCTATTTCAAAATAAAATAGATATAAATCGTGATTTATTACTCTTGTTATCCGTTGGAGGTCTCTATTTTTTAGGGATATTCCTGTCTAATACCTTTGTAAATATATACTTATGGAAACAATCAGGTGATTACATTACCATTGCTGTATATAATTTAGGCATATATTTATTTCAACCAGTTACATTTGTGTTAGCGGGGAAACTTGCCAAAAAGGTTGATCGTGTTATTGTCTTAAGATTAGGTGTAATATTTTTATCTATATTTTTCTTGAGTGTATTAATTATTGGAGAAAACGCATCAACCTATAATTTTTTATTAGGGAGTCTGTTGGGAATAGGATATGGCTTTTACTGGTTGGCATTTAATGTATTAACCTTTGAAATCACAGAGCCTGATACAAGGGATTTTTTTAATGGGATTTTAGGGGTTTTGCAATCGTTTGGTGGAATGATTGGACCGTTGTTAGCAGGTACAATTATCGCAAAAATGACCGAAAATGCTGGTTATACCACAATTTTTACGCTTTCGTTCATCTTGTTTATTTGTGCTGTGGTATGCAGCTTCTTTTTGAATCGTCGTCAGGCGGAGGGAAGCTTTCACTTTAGGCGAATATTGGAAGAGAGACATCATAATAAAAATTGGAATCGAGTTTTAAATGCTCACTTTGCACAAGGTTTAAGGGAAGGTATATTTGTATTTGTTATTACGATTTGGGTTTATTTAGTAACAAATAGTGAGTTCGCTTTAGGTATGTTTAATTTGTTCTTATCTGGACTTTCGTTAGTGTTTTATTTTGTGGCTACAAAATTTATAAAACCCTCAAGGAGAAAAAAGGCTATTTTGATTGGATCTTTCATTCTTTATTTTTCCATTTTTATAATCCTATTCGAAATTAGTTTTATGCATTTAATCATTTATGCAATAAGTATAGGTATTGCATATCCAATTATCAACGTGCCATATGTATCAATGACTTATGATGTAATAGGCAAAGCCTGGAAAGCTAAAGACCTACGAGTAGAGTATATAGTGGTTCGTGAATTATTCGTTAACGTAGGCAGAGTAGTTACCCTTGTTATTTTTCTTATAGCAGTTTCTATTTTCTCTGCTGAACGGGTTATTCCGTTATTATTGGTTATTTTCGGTGCTGGGCCTTTGATCATATATTTCTTTATGAAGGATATATACCTGACAGGTACTAATAAAAAAGAAGTACTGATAAAAGATCAGATTACAGACGAAGAAAATCGTTAA
- a CDS encoding peptidoglycan D,D-transpeptidase FtsI family protein → MERKKKKKAQLPFRLNILFFVVFLAFSVLILQLGIVQILNGEAFQNEIDRTTEDTTKIPVPRGKIYDNNHNVVVDNKPLYSITYTPAKDVQPDDRMDVAEDLAELISMDEESIDSITIRNKQEYWYLKNTEIAEGRVSTEEAEEMDNAEYYDTVLKRITDDELDGFSREEEEVIAIKSELDKAYSLTPQIVKNEDVTPEEYARVAENLDDLPGINATTDWDREYPYDDTFNSLLGSITSQEQGILADEEDYYLTRGYSRNDRVGRSGLEEQYEEELRGRKEQIEYSTNNSGAVVDTKRVVEGQRGNDLVLTIDMEFQERVDEIVRDELDKAISENPYENRNLEDALAVVMDPQTGELLAVSGQSYDSEDNEFSNTAYKALYDAHIPGSTVKGATVLAGYESEVITPGQTFYDEPLEMPTGPSKGSWRNLGLVNDLDALQQSSNVYMFYTAMRMGGEYNFKNDGSAIPFDRAAWQEMRNYYRQFGLGAETGVDYPFESTGYEGLSNNNPGNFMDLAIGQYDTYTTLQMAQYVSTIANDGYRVRPHFLKEIRNPVASDDNLGAVYKRHNTDVLNRIQMDQSHIERVQEGFRQVFQTSNGTGYSYFGDKDYNPAGKTGTAENEAYDDEGDFDQSTENLSLVGYAPFDEPEVAFAVVVPHTGEASGINHYIGEGIMDAYFDLKEDRDEEHEENEEDEE, encoded by the coding sequence TTGGAAAGAAAGAAAAAGAAAAAAGCACAGCTTCCCTTCCGGTTAAATATACTATTCTTTGTTGTGTTTTTAGCTTTTTCTGTACTAATTCTTCAGTTGGGGATTGTGCAGATTTTAAATGGGGAAGCTTTTCAGAATGAAATAGATCGAACCACCGAAGATACGACGAAAATTCCAGTTCCACGGGGAAAGATATATGATAATAACCACAATGTTGTCGTGGACAATAAACCGTTATATTCGATAACATATACACCAGCTAAAGACGTACAACCAGATGATCGAATGGATGTAGCCGAAGACTTAGCTGAATTGATATCCATGGATGAGGAATCTATCGATAGTATTACAATAAGAAATAAACAGGAATACTGGTATCTGAAAAATACAGAAATTGCAGAAGGCCGTGTGTCCACTGAAGAGGCAGAGGAAATGGATAATGCTGAATATTATGATACAGTACTAAAACGAATTACGGACGATGAACTCGATGGCTTTTCACGAGAAGAAGAAGAAGTAATAGCGATTAAGAGTGAACTTGACAAAGCCTATTCCTTAACACCTCAAATTGTGAAAAATGAAGATGTAACACCAGAAGAGTACGCACGTGTAGCTGAAAACCTTGACGATCTACCGGGAATTAATGCTACAACTGACTGGGATCGTGAATATCCATATGACGATACGTTTAACAGTCTTCTTGGCTCCATTACCTCACAAGAACAAGGGATATTAGCTGACGAAGAAGATTATTATTTAACAAGAGGTTACAGCAGAAATGATCGTGTTGGCAGAAGTGGATTAGAAGAACAGTACGAAGAAGAGTTACGAGGCAGAAAGGAACAAATTGAATATTCAACTAATAATAGTGGTGCAGTAGTTGATACCAAAAGAGTTGTTGAAGGTCAACGTGGAAATGACTTGGTTCTAACGATTGATATGGAATTTCAAGAGCGTGTGGATGAAATTGTCCGCGATGAACTAGATAAAGCGATAAGTGAAAACCCATATGAAAATCGTAATTTGGAGGATGCGCTTGCTGTTGTTATGGATCCACAAACCGGTGAATTATTAGCCGTGTCTGGACAAAGTTATGACAGCGAAGACAATGAGTTTAGTAATACTGCATATAAAGCGTTATATGATGCACACATACCAGGCTCTACAGTAAAAGGTGCAACAGTATTAGCCGGATATGAGTCTGAAGTTATTACACCAGGCCAAACGTTTTATGATGAACCTTTAGAAATGCCCACTGGACCATCAAAGGGTTCATGGAGAAATTTAGGCTTAGTAAATGATCTGGACGCCTTACAGCAATCATCTAACGTATACATGTTTTATACTGCGATGCGTATGGGCGGAGAGTATAACTTTAAAAATGATGGTTCAGCAATTCCATTTGATCGAGCTGCTTGGCAAGAGATGCGGAATTATTACCGACAATTCGGGCTTGGCGCTGAAACAGGTGTTGATTATCCATTTGAGTCTACCGGCTATGAAGGGCTGTCCAACAATAATCCAGGTAATTTTATGGATCTTGCCATCGGGCAATATGATACATATACGACCTTGCAGATGGCACAATATGTATCAACGATTGCTAATGATGGGTACCGTGTTCGCCCACATTTCTTGAAAGAAATTCGAAATCCGGTCGCTTCAGATGATAACTTGGGGGCAGTCTACAAACGTCATAACACAGACGTACTTAATCGAATTCAAATGGATCAAAGCCATATAGAGCGCGTCCAGGAAGGATTCCGTCAAGTGTTCCAAACATCCAATGGTACGGGTTACAGCTATTTTGGAGATAAGGATTACAACCCTGCCGGTAAAACAGGAACAGCAGAAAACGAAGCATATGATGATGAGGGAGATTTTGATCAATCTACAGAGAATCTCAGTTTAGTCGGGTACGCACCTTTTGATGAGCCGGAAGTAGCTTTTGCGGTCGTTGTTCCACATACTGGGGAAGCTAGCGGAATCAACCATTATATCGGAGAAGGAATTATGGATGCATATTTTGATCTAAAAGAAGACAGAGATGAAGAGCACGAGGAAAATGAAGAAGATGAAGAATAA
- the istB gene encoding IS21-like element helper ATPase IstB, whose product MSNLIREKCKSLRLAYVADIYEQIPFENPEQYISALLQQELEHREVAKGERLIKKAKFMNEKELEDYRWSEHIRFPPQLDRESLESLYFIDKKENLILTGAPGTGKSHLVTALGRKACRSGYEVRFYRVADLVELLEKSWREGRFQALRNRFNKVDMVILDEMGYVPFSKEGAELLFQLISDWYERSSLVITSNLEFSQWNRIFVDARLTAALVDRVIHHAHILSFTGDSYRVTHALSNHQS is encoded by the coding sequence ATGTCTAATTTGATTAGAGAGAAATGCAAATCGTTACGTTTAGCATATGTTGCAGACATATATGAGCAGATTCCCTTCGAGAATCCTGAGCAGTATATCTCGGCTTTATTACAACAGGAATTAGAACATAGAGAGGTAGCTAAAGGAGAGCGTTTGATCAAAAAGGCGAAATTCATGAATGAAAAAGAATTAGAGGATTACCGGTGGAGTGAACATATTCGTTTCCCTCCACAATTGGATAGAGAAAGTCTCGAATCACTATATTTTATCGATAAAAAAGAGAATCTAATTTTAACAGGTGCACCTGGGACTGGAAAGTCTCATCTGGTTACAGCGCTTGGGCGGAAGGCATGTAGATCTGGATATGAAGTCCGTTTCTATCGAGTGGCTGATTTGGTAGAACTACTTGAAAAATCTTGGAGAGAAGGGCGCTTTCAAGCCTTACGCAACAGGTTTAATAAAGTAGATATGGTTATTTTAGACGAGATGGGATATGTTCCATTTAGTAAGGAAGGCGCTGAATTATTATTCCAATTGATATCTGATTGGTATGAGAGGTCTAGCCTTGTGATTACCTCCAATTTGGAATTTAGTCAATGGAATAGAATATTTGTAGACGCACGTTTAACAGCTGCATTAGTGGATCGAGTTATTCACCACGCACACATTTTGAGCTTTACTGGAGATAGTTATCGCGTCACACATGCGCTTTCGAATCATCAATCATAA
- a CDS encoding rhomboid family protein: MYLNEKYRMYQFAYHLVANESFDVIQLNDDIEEIWLEKYEKNKSTVVRFIHKGFDWKNYLKKDIAQVFQKAKSMKRLLAGKHVEVHNVYISSHTPVDDWEVLRKPMQLTERNPIKMKVYYLADHNFTEEKTRFFTAIRLSSHEMEHRTELSETDKEERIQYYRRFLADKLYNKRKEMEDIFSFGKPFLTYFILVINLIVFFMLERSGSSTSIENLIDFGAKYNPAIIENGEWWRIISSMFLHIGFLHLFMNMLAVYYLGTLVERIYGSWRFLSIYFLAGIGGGLASFAFTTSVSAGASGALFGLFGAILFFGLMNKKIFFQTLGSGVLLLIGINIIFGFAIPQIDMGAHLGGLIAGFLASAIFHLPRNKNFRIQFSAFIVYLTMIYGLTTFGIQNNLNTQSYQLMQLEELIMQDQYEQVVEIATDALEVDGDLDSSILFQRSYAYIEMNQTDKAIRDLEKSIEFDDAFPEAFYNLAMLYYDKGETDKAIEAIENAYQMKPDDEAFINLYEEITGEDTG, from the coding sequence ATGTATCTGAATGAAAAATATAGAATGTATCAATTCGCTTACCATTTGGTAGCCAATGAAAGTTTTGATGTTATACAACTAAATGATGATATTGAAGAGATTTGGTTGGAAAAATATGAAAAGAACAAGTCAACAGTGGTTCGTTTCATACATAAGGGATTTGATTGGAAAAATTATTTAAAAAAAGATATAGCACAAGTATTCCAGAAAGCAAAATCTATGAAACGTTTGTTGGCAGGAAAACATGTAGAAGTGCATAATGTTTATATATCCTCCCACACCCCTGTTGACGATTGGGAAGTTTTAAGAAAGCCCATGCAATTAACCGAAAGAAATCCAATAAAAATGAAAGTTTATTACCTAGCTGATCATAACTTTACAGAAGAAAAAACAAGATTTTTTACAGCTATTCGGCTCTCTTCACATGAAATGGAACATAGAACCGAACTTTCGGAAACAGATAAAGAAGAAAGAATTCAATATTATAGACGTTTTCTTGCTGACAAGTTATATAATAAAAGGAAAGAAATGGAAGACATCTTCTCGTTCGGCAAACCTTTTCTCACTTACTTCATATTAGTTATTAATTTAATTGTATTTTTTATGCTTGAAAGAAGTGGAAGCAGTACTTCCATTGAAAACCTTATTGATTTTGGTGCAAAGTATAATCCTGCTATCATTGAAAATGGAGAATGGTGGCGCATTATAAGCTCTATGTTTCTACATATTGGCTTTTTACATCTATTTATGAATATGCTTGCAGTGTATTATTTGGGAACACTGGTTGAAAGAATTTACGGTTCCTGGCGTTTTCTGAGTATTTATTTCCTAGCAGGAATAGGCGGGGGACTGGCTAGCTTTGCATTTACCACAAGTGTATCTGCTGGGGCGTCTGGCGCACTCTTTGGCTTATTTGGAGCCATATTATTTTTCGGGTTAATGAATAAGAAAATATTCTTTCAAACGCTGGGGAGTGGCGTTTTACTATTAATCGGTATAAATATAATATTTGGTTTTGCCATTCCTCAAATAGATATGGGAGCTCATCTCGGGGGATTGATAGCAGGATTTCTTGCTTCAGCTATCTTCCATTTGCCGCGAAATAAAAATTTTCGAATACAATTTTCAGCATTCATCGTTTATCTGACAATGATATATGGGTTAACTACTTTCGGAATACAGAATAATTTGAACACTCAATCGTATCAATTAATGCAATTGGAAGAATTAATCATGCAAGACCAGTACGAACAAGTGGTAGAAATTGCAACAGATGCATTAGAAGTAGATGGGGACCTTGATTCATCTATACTATTTCAGCGTTCCTATGCTTATATTGAAATGAACCAGACTGACAAAGCTATTCGTGATTTAGAAAAAAGCATTGAATTTGATGATGCTTTTCCAGAGGCATTTTATAATTTAGCCATGTTATATTATGATAAAGGAGAAACGGATAAAGCAATAGAAGCTATAGAAAATGCCTATCAGATGAAACCGGACGATGAGGCGTTTATTAACTTATATGAAGAGATAACAGGTGAAGATACAGGATAA
- the rpmG gene encoding 50S ribosomal protein L33, protein MRVNITLACTETGERNYISTKNKRTNPERLELMKYCPRVKKHTLHRETK, encoded by the coding sequence ATGCGCGTAAATATTACTTTAGCTTGTACCGAAACAGGAGAGCGTAACTATATTTCAACAAAAAACAAGCGTACTAATCCAGAGCGTTTAGAGCTTATGAAATATTGCCCACGTGTCAAAAAACACACGTTGCATCGTGAAACAAAATAA
- a CDS encoding IS21 family transposase, which translates to MLDETDTVKEEYDRLTHPPAEAQIDFGVTEVVHEGKVKDIHCLILSFPFSNGGFVTPLPAENQECFLEGIKLLFAQVGFVPRELRLDNLSAAVVKARGHGQETIFTDGFQRFASHYGFEPIACNPRKGNEKGHVENKVGYVRYNFFTPSPVVQDLTHLRELLFKHCQDDHLRMHYKKGICIADLIKEEKKYGLALPEKEYPVFNKTLVSANKYGEVRIDGKEIHIPNSYHYTQLYVIKYWDDFKVVSPQGEMLYKGPRPYMNRSREIPWQSILKNWMRKPRSITYSRYFPYLPGRIAHHLNSESMKLRKERADWLQSLIIKYSMQEIDERFYELLAVDDKENGNESLHDSIAHPYDVNWSIYDSLQPLNHSLKGEEVENV; encoded by the coding sequence ATGTTAGATGAAACTGACACAGTAAAAGAGGAATATGACAGGTTAACACATCCCCCAGCGGAAGCACAGATAGACTTTGGAGTTACAGAAGTTGTACATGAAGGGAAAGTAAAAGATATCCATTGTCTGATTTTGAGTTTCCCCTTTAGTAATGGAGGCTTTGTAACACCATTGCCAGCAGAAAATCAAGAGTGCTTTTTGGAAGGTATTAAACTACTTTTTGCACAAGTCGGCTTTGTTCCGAGGGAATTACGGTTAGATAATCTATCAGCAGCCGTTGTAAAGGCTAGAGGTCATGGTCAGGAAACCATTTTCACTGATGGTTTTCAACGATTTGCCAGTCACTATGGATTTGAGCCAATAGCCTGTAATCCAAGAAAGGGAAACGAAAAAGGGCATGTAGAAAATAAGGTTGGTTACGTTCGATATAATTTCTTTACGCCGTCACCGGTTGTTCAGGATTTGACGCACTTGCGTGAGTTATTGTTCAAACATTGTCAGGATGATCATTTAAGAATGCATTATAAAAAGGGAATTTGTATCGCTGATCTCATAAAGGAAGAAAAGAAATATGGTCTCGCATTACCTGAGAAAGAGTATCCAGTATTTAATAAAACGCTGGTTTCGGCTAATAAATATGGTGAGGTAAGAATTGATGGAAAGGAAATCCACATACCGAATAGTTATCACTATACACAATTGTACGTAATTAAGTACTGGGATGACTTTAAAGTGGTTTCTCCGCAAGGAGAAATGCTTTATAAGGGACCTAGACCATATATGAATCGTTCTAGAGAAATTCCATGGCAATCCATTTTGAAAAATTGGATGAGGAAACCAAGATCAATTACCTATTCTAGATACTTCCCATATCTTCCAGGAAGAATCGCGCATCATTTGAATAGTGAATCAATGAAACTCAGAAAAGAACGTGCCGACTGGTTACAGAGTTTAATAATAAAATACAGTATGCAAGAAATAGATGAGCGTTTCTATGAATTGTTAGCAGTAGATGATAAAGAAAATGGAAATGAATCATTACATGATTCGATTGCACATCCGTATGATGTAAATTGGAGTATCTACGACTCCCTTCAACCTTTAAACCATTCGTTGAAAGGAGAGGAAGTAGAGAATGTCTAA